In the genome of Polaribacter atrinae, one region contains:
- the glmS gene encoding glutamine--fructose-6-phosphate transaminase (isomerizing) — protein MCGITGYIGFRDAYPIVVNGLKRLEYRGYDSSGIMMYDGKEIHLSKTKGKVSDLEAITDNDEKRKKGNIGIGHTRWATHGVPNDVNSHPHISQSGELVIVHNGIIENYDTLKKELISRGYVFKSDTDTEVLVNLIEEVKKNEGCKLGKAVQLALTSVVGAYAIAVFDKTKPNELVIARLGSPIAIGVGKDNSEFFVASDASPFIEYTKDAIYLEDEELAVVKIGKEIKVRKIKDDSMVDTNIQKLKLSLDQIEKGGYDHFMLKEIHEQPKAIIDTYRGRMLPNEGLIKMSGIDDNLNKFLNANRIIIIACGTSWHAGLVGEYLLEDMARIPVEVEYASEFRYRNPIITPNDVVIAISQSGETADTLAAIKLAKSKGAFVFGICNVVGSSIARETHAGAYTHAGPEIGVASTKAFTTQITVLTLISLKLAKAKGTMSDSAFRMYLQKMQLIPAKIEGLLKIDEKVKEIAAVYKDAKNCLYLGRGFNFPVALEGALKLKEISYIHAEGYPAAEMKHGPIALIDENMPIFVIATNKGHYEKVVSNIQEIKSRSGKIIAIVTEGDVQVREIADHVIEIPETEEALTPLLTTIPFQLLSYHVAVMLGKNVDQPRNLAKSVTVE, from the coding sequence ATGTGTGGAATTACTGGATATATTGGCTTTAGAGATGCTTACCCAATAGTTGTAAATGGACTTAAAAGATTAGAGTATAGAGGGTATGATAGTTCTGGGATAATGATGTATGATGGAAAAGAAATACATCTTTCTAAAACCAAAGGAAAAGTTTCTGATCTAGAAGCTATAACAGATAATGACGAAAAAAGAAAAAAAGGGAATATAGGAATTGGTCATACACGTTGGGCTACTCACGGTGTGCCTAATGATGTAAATTCTCACCCACATATTTCTCAGTCTGGTGAATTAGTTATTGTACATAACGGTATTATTGAAAATTACGACACTTTAAAAAAAGAACTAATATCTAGAGGTTATGTTTTTAAGAGTGATACAGATACAGAGGTTTTAGTAAACCTTATAGAAGAAGTAAAAAAGAACGAAGGTTGTAAATTAGGGAAAGCAGTTCAATTAGCACTAACAAGTGTTGTAGGAGCTTATGCAATTGCTGTTTTTGATAAAACAAAACCAAATGAATTAGTTATTGCTCGTTTAGGAAGTCCTATTGCAATTGGAGTAGGAAAAGATAATAGTGAATTTTTTGTTGCTTCTGATGCATCTCCTTTTATAGAGTATACTAAGGATGCTATTTATTTAGAGGATGAAGAATTAGCAGTTGTTAAAATTGGTAAAGAAATAAAAGTCCGTAAGATTAAAGACGACTCAATGGTTGATACTAATATTCAGAAATTAAAACTGAGTTTAGATCAAATTGAAAAAGGTGGTTATGACCATTTTATGTTGAAAGAAATTCATGAACAACCTAAAGCTATAATTGATACTTATAGAGGTAGAATGTTACCGAATGAAGGACTTATTAAAATGTCTGGAATAGATGACAATTTAAATAAATTTTTGAATGCTAATAGAATTATCATTATTGCTTGTGGTACTTCTTGGCATGCAGGTTTAGTTGGAGAGTATTTATTAGAAGATATGGCACGTATACCTGTAGAGGTAGAATATGCATCTGAATTTAGATACAGAAACCCTATAATTACACCAAATGATGTTGTTATTGCAATATCTCAATCTGGGGAAACTGCAGATACTTTGGCGGCTATTAAATTAGCAAAATCTAAAGGAGCATTTGTATTTGGTATTTGTAACGTTGTAGGTTCATCTATTGCTAGAGAAACACATGCAGGTGCTTATACACATGCAGGGCCAGAAATTGGAGTAGCTTCTACAAAAGCATTTACAACCCAAATTACAGTTCTTACATTAATTTCTTTAAAGTTAGCTAAGGCTAAAGGAACCATGTCAGACTCTGCTTTTAGAATGTATTTGCAAAAAATGCAATTAATTCCGGCAAAAATAGAGGGGCTTTTAAAGATTGATGAAAAAGTAAAAGAAATAGCAGCTGTATATAAAGATGCAAAAAACTGTTTGTATTTAGGAAGAGGTTTTAACTTTCCGGTAGCATTAGAAGGTGCTTTAAAGTTAAAAGAAATTTCATATATACATGCAGAGGGATATCCTGCAGCAGAAATGAAACATGGTCCTATTGCTTTAATTGATGAGAACATGCCAATTTTTGTAATTGCAACCAATAAAGGTCATTACGAAAAAGTAGTTAGTAATATTCAAGAAATTAAATCGAGATCTGGTAAAATTATAGCAATTGTTACAGAAGGAGATGTTCAGGTTAGAGAAATAGCAGATCATGTTATAGAAATTCCTGAGACGGAAGAAGCATTAACACCGCTATTAACTACAATTCCTTTTCAATTATTATCCTACCATGTTGCTGTAATGTTAGGTAAGAATGTTGATCAACCAAGAAATTTAGCGAAATCGGTTACGGTGGAGTAA
- a CDS encoding DUF4270 domain-containing protein: protein MRRIFEKSTFFVALVLVFTAVISCEKDFTDIGSSIVNNTRFGTDTLTVKGITIENSPITSVTSDNISAEPGQYLLGVHASDAYEKIEASIVSQLALSTGLQVIDDANIYGSDTIVVTTIDTVFVKLPYQTTLNDDATAYTLDSIIGDQSKAFNLNVYRSSTYLSILDPAEPSKLNSYQSNDVFEKEGTELNVTPNFQFLPSLTDSIVVNRWLSDATLATQDTVTYFNTSSSSTIPVPFAVIPLKEDKIKELFLDQYESTYFDSQVAFNDYFKGLILEATGDQGSLISFNFNGIVKPSLEIYYTNTVVAGGAIIDTIYKNDSFLLSGVRASTYKMVDKVYPSDKITLQGAAGSEAKINLFGAGEIEELRARNLLINDASLTFYINQSVDTTAVPYQLFLYKSDEGENPVYSQVKDMYSEGATLFGGLLERNSNGEKEKYTFRITDYISDILSGETDYSPALRLKVINSTDLLTVTDTVFKNYNWNPKAVTLFNHQAIDDSKKVELKISYSEKKD from the coding sequence GTGAGGAGAATTTTTGAGAAAAGCACATTTTTTGTAGCTTTAGTATTAGTATTTACAGCTGTTATTTCTTGTGAAAAAGATTTTACAGATATCGGATCGAGTATTGTTAACAATACAAGGTTTGGTACAGATACTTTAACAGTTAAAGGAATTACTATAGAGAATAGCCCTATTACAAGTGTTACTTCAGATAATATTTCTGCAGAGCCTGGGCAATATTTATTAGGAGTACATGCAAGTGATGCTTACGAAAAAATAGAAGCTTCTATCGTTTCACAATTAGCGCTAAGTACAGGTTTGCAAGTAATAGATGATGCAAATATTTACGGTTCTGATACTATTGTGGTTACCACAATAGATACTGTATTTGTAAAATTACCTTATCAAACAACTTTAAATGATGATGCTACAGCTTATACTTTAGATTCAATAATAGGAGATCAGTCTAAAGCATTTAATTTAAATGTTTATAGAAGTAGTACTTATTTAAGTATATTAGATCCTGCAGAACCTTCAAAATTAAATAGTTATCAGTCTAATGATGTGTTTGAAAAAGAAGGAACTGAGCTAAATGTTACTCCAAATTTTCAATTTTTACCAAGCTTAACAGATTCAATTGTAGTTAATAGATGGTTAAGTGATGCTACATTGGCTACTCAAGATACAGTAACTTATTTCAATACTTCAAGTTCGTCTACAATACCTGTGCCGTTTGCAGTGATTCCTTTAAAAGAAGATAAAATTAAAGAGTTATTTTTAGACCAATATGAATCGACATATTTTGATTCTCAGGTTGCATTTAATGATTATTTTAAAGGACTTATTTTAGAAGCTACAGGAGATCAAGGGTCTTTAATTTCTTTTAATTTTAATGGTATAGTTAAGCCATCACTGGAAATTTATTATACCAATACAGTTGTTGCTGGAGGAGCAATTATAGATACGATTTATAAAAATGATAGTTTTTTATTATCAGGAGTAAGAGCGAGTACTTATAAAATGGTAGATAAAGTTTACCCTTCGGATAAAATTACATTACAAGGTGCGGCAGGAAGCGAAGCTAAAATAAATCTTTTTGGAGCAGGTGAGATAGAAGAATTAAGAGCGAGAAATCTTTTGATAAATGATGCTTCTTTAACTTTTTATATCAATCAATCTGTAGATACAACCGCTGTTCCTTATCAATTGTTTTTGTACAAAAGCGATGAAGGTGAAAACCCTGTTTATAGTCAAGTAAAAGATATGTACTCAGAAGGAGCAACTCTTTTTGGAGGTTTGTTAGAAAGAAATAGCAATGGAGAAAAAGAGAAGTATACTTTTAGAATTACAGATTATATTTCAGACATATTAAGTGGAGAAACAGATTATTCTCCAGCATTGAGGCTTAAAGTAATTAACTCAACAGATTTACTAACAGTTACAGATACTGTATTTAAAAATTATAATTGGAATCCGAAGGCAGTAACTCTTTTTAATCATCAAGCTATAGATGATAGTAAAAAGGTAGAGTTAAAGATTTCATATTCAGAGAAAAAGGATTAA
- a CDS encoding glycogen/starch synthase: protein MKDKRILFVSSEVVPYLPETELSSTAFNVAKNAHSKGVQTRIFMPRYGVINERRHQLHEVIRLSGMNLVVNDMDMPLIIKVASIPKERMQVYFIDNEEYFKRKAVFTDEDDDLFEDNDERAIFFAKGVIETVKKLNWAPDIIHVHGWMASLLPLYLKEFYKEEPLFTESKIITSLYNNPFEGTLDESLADKVKFDNICDEKIATIKTPSFTNILKSAIENSDAIIHGSEEISEELTSFIEGKDIPVLEYQTEDLKESYLNFYADLISAN, encoded by the coding sequence ATGAAGGACAAGAGAATATTATTTGTTTCATCTGAAGTAGTTCCATACTTACCCGAAACAGAGTTATCATCTACAGCCTTTAATGTTGCAAAAAACGCACATTCTAAAGGAGTACAAACAAGAATTTTCATGCCAAGATATGGCGTAATTAACGAGCGAAGACATCAGCTACACGAAGTAATTCGTTTATCTGGGATGAATCTAGTAGTTAATGATATGGATATGCCATTAATTATAAAAGTTGCTTCTATTCCTAAAGAAAGAATGCAAGTATATTTTATAGATAATGAAGAATATTTTAAACGAAAAGCCGTTTTTACAGATGAAGATGATGATTTGTTTGAAGATAATGATGAGCGCGCTATTTTCTTTGCAAAAGGAGTTATAGAAACTGTAAAAAAATTAAATTGGGCACCAGATATTATCCACGTTCACGGATGGATGGCTTCTCTTTTACCTCTTTATTTAAAAGAGTTTTATAAAGAAGAACCTTTGTTTACAGAAAGCAAGATTATAACATCTTTATACAATAACCCTTTTGAGGGAACATTAGATGAATCTTTAGCAGATAAAGTGAAATTTGATAATATATGTGATGAGAAAATTGCGACTATTAAAACACCAAGCTTTACAAACATATTAAAAAGTGCCATAGAAAATTCTGACGCAATTATTCATGGTAGTGAAGAGATTTCAGAAGAATTAACTTCTTTTATAGAAGGGAAAGATATTCCGGTTTTAGAATATCAAACTGAAGACTTAAAGGAAAGTTATTTAAATTTTTATGCTGATTTAATTTCAGCTAATTAA
- the panC gene encoding pantoate--beta-alanine ligase — translation MKIFNTKQETNAYLASKKEDNKTIGFVPTMGALHEGHLSLIKKAIQKNDLVVVSIFVNPTQFDNQEDLIKYPKTIENDTKLLESVSCDVLFLPSVAEIYAENISSEKFDFDGLEHQMEGKFRKGHFDGVGTIVKTLFEIVTPNRAYFGQKDFQQLQIIKKMVRKNRLPVKIKGCPIFREADGLAMSSRNARLSKEHREAAPFIYKTLKKVKNKFGIENDVTVTEWVENQFKEHPLLELEYFTIADEKSLETIKNKESNNKNRAFIAVYAGEIRLIDNIRLK, via the coding sequence ATGAAAATTTTTAACACTAAACAAGAAACAAATGCATATTTAGCCTCTAAAAAAGAGGATAATAAAACCATTGGTTTTGTGCCAACAATGGGCGCATTACACGAAGGTCATTTATCTTTAATTAAAAAAGCAATCCAAAAAAACGATCTAGTTGTAGTCAGTATTTTTGTAAATCCAACCCAGTTTGACAACCAAGAGGACTTAATTAAATATCCAAAAACGATAGAAAACGACACTAAATTGTTAGAAAGCGTTTCTTGTGATGTATTATTTCTACCTTCTGTAGCAGAAATATATGCAGAAAACATATCATCTGAAAAATTTGATTTTGACGGACTAGAACACCAAATGGAAGGCAAATTTAGAAAAGGGCATTTTGATGGTGTTGGTACCATCGTAAAAACCCTTTTCGAAATTGTAACACCTAATAGAGCTTATTTTGGTCAAAAGGATTTTCAGCAGTTACAGATTATCAAAAAAATGGTTAGAAAAAACAGACTGCCTGTAAAAATAAAAGGATGCCCCATTTTTAGAGAAGCAGATGGTTTGGCAATGAGTTCTAGAAATGCTAGATTATCTAAAGAACATAGAGAGGCAGCTCCTTTTATTTACAAAACTCTTAAAAAAGTTAAAAATAAATTTGGCATAGAAAATGATGTAACCGTAACTGAGTGGGTAGAAAACCAGTTTAAAGAACACCCTTTATTAGAATTAGAGTATTTTACAATTGCTGATGAAAAATCATTAGAAACCATAAAAAACAAAGAATCTAACAATAAAAACCGTGCTTTTATTGCAGTTTATGCAGGAGAAATACGATTGATAGACAACATTCGATTAAAATAG
- the panD gene encoding aspartate 1-decarboxylase, translating to MLVQVVKSKIHRVKVTGADLNYIGSITIDEDLMDAANIIEGERVQIVNNNNGERLETYAIPGPRGSGEITLNGAAARKVAVNDVLILIVYGFMDIEEAKNFKPSLVFPNEKDNTLT from the coding sequence ATGTTAGTACAAGTTGTAAAATCAAAAATCCACCGTGTAAAAGTTACAGGTGCAGATTTAAATTATATAGGAAGCATTACCATTGATGAAGATTTAATGGATGCGGCCAACATTATTGAAGGTGAACGTGTTCAAATTGTAAACAATAATAATGGCGAGCGTTTAGAAACATACGCTATTCCTGGACCTCGTGGAAGTGGAGAAATCACATTAAACGGAGCAGCAGCAAGAAAAGTTGCTGTTAATGACGTTTTAATTCTAATCGTTTACGGATTCATGGATATTGAAGAAGCAAAAAACTTTAAACCATCTTTAGTTTTCCCTAACGAAAAAGACAATACACTTACATAG
- a CDS encoding lysylphosphatidylglycerol synthase transmembrane domain-containing protein: protein MNIKKILKTILPLVLGGFLVWYSLSKISLEVLIGYFKDAKYGWIVLGLFFGILSHLSRAYRWKFMLEPLGFKPKYTNSVLAVLVGYLVNLAIPRAGEISRATVMANYEKIPFEKGFGTIVAERIADLIMMLSIVAITLFVQFDFIYDLLTKNFNPTKIIIGLTVLILGFYILTSFIKKAKSGFLLKIKTFIAGLLEGVTSIFKMKNKWAFIFHTVFIWVMYVAMFWATIPAIEGLHVPFGGILIGFIAGGFSIAATNGGIGLYPIAVAGALALFDVPTEPATAFGWIMWTAQTAMIIVFGGLAFFALPIYNKNK from the coding sequence TTGAATATCAAAAAAATATTAAAAACGATACTACCTCTTGTTTTAGGAGGTTTTTTAGTATGGTACTCTCTCTCAAAAATTTCTTTAGAAGTCTTAATAGGTTATTTTAAAGACGCAAAATATGGTTGGATTGTCCTTGGTCTATTTTTCGGAATTTTAAGTCACCTTTCTAGAGCTTATAGATGGAAATTCATGTTAGAACCTTTGGGTTTTAAACCCAAATACACAAATAGTGTTTTAGCTGTTTTAGTAGGTTATTTAGTAAACTTAGCCATACCAAGAGCTGGAGAAATTTCTAGAGCAACTGTAATGGCAAACTACGAGAAAATTCCTTTCGAAAAAGGATTTGGAACTATTGTAGCCGAACGTATTGCAGATTTAATTATGATGCTTTCTATCGTTGCAATAACACTTTTTGTTCAATTCGATTTTATCTACGACCTCTTAACTAAAAACTTTAATCCAACAAAAATCATTATTGGTTTAACGGTTCTTATTCTTGGTTTTTACATTTTAACATCATTTATAAAGAAAGCTAAATCTGGGTTTTTACTAAAAATTAAAACCTTTATTGCTGGCTTGTTAGAAGGTGTTACTAGTATTTTTAAAATGAAAAATAAATGGGCATTTATCTTTCATACCGTATTTATTTGGGTAATGTACGTTGCCATGTTTTGGGCAACAATTCCTGCAATTGAAGGTTTACACGTTCCGTTTGGCGGAATATTAATCGGGTTTATTGCGGGTGGCTTCTCCATTGCGGCAACAAATGGAGGAATTGGATTATACCCAATTGCTGTAGCCGGTGCCTTGGCGTTGTTTGATGTACCTACAGAACCTGCAACCGCTTTTGGTTGGATTATGTGGACCGCACAAACTGCCATGATTATTGTTTTTGGAGGTTTGGCATTTTTTGCATTACCAATCTACAACAAGAATAAATAG
- a CDS encoding aspartate dehydrogenase domain-containing protein: protein MVGCGGLASIVVQALDKGLLPDFQIIGTYSRTFNKALIFSNHINNADRSYTCTPCHSLEELLKLKPDYLVEASSPDSLKEIALPTLKNGTSIVTISIGGLADANFYEEVKKTALEYGTRVHIASGAVGGFDVLRTVSLMEESEVTFESTKSPRAMRNSPVYNPVIETQEHTSFKGTAVEAIALFPRQVNVSVAAALASTGPENVKVSIKTAPEFVGDNHRIEIKSQEIHAVLNIYSQTAKIAGWSIVNTLRNITSPIAF from the coding sequence ATTGTAGGTTGCGGCGGACTTGCAAGCATCGTTGTACAAGCTTTAGATAAAGGCTTGTTGCCAGATTTTCAAATTATCGGCACATACTCTAGGACTTTCAATAAAGCCTTGATTTTTTCGAACCATATTAACAATGCCGATAGAAGTTACACCTGTACTCCATGTCATTCACTTGAAGAATTATTAAAGCTTAAACCAGATTATCTTGTAGAAGCATCTTCTCCAGATTCTTTAAAAGAAATAGCATTGCCAACGCTAAAAAACGGAACATCAATAGTAACAATTTCTATTGGAGGTCTTGCAGATGCCAATTTTTACGAAGAGGTTAAAAAAACAGCTTTAGAATATGGTACACGAGTTCATATTGCATCAGGAGCCGTTGGAGGATTCGACGTATTAAGAACCGTGTCTTTAATGGAAGAAAGCGAAGTGACTTTCGAATCTACAAAATCGCCAAGAGCCATGAGAAATAGCCCAGTTTATAATCCTGTTATAGAAACGCAAGAACACACATCCTTTAAAGGTACTGCTGTAGAAGCCATCGCACTTTTTCCAAGACAAGTAAACGTTTCTGTAGCAGCTGCATTGGCTTCAACAGGACCAGAAAACGTAAAGGTCTCCATTAAAACTGCCCCAGAATTTGTTGGCGATAACCATCGTATAGAAATAAAAAGCCAGGAAATTCATGCCGTTTTAAACATTTATAGTCAAACGGCAAAAATTGCTGGCTGGAGTATTGTTAATACATTGCGAAATATTACTTCGCCTATTGCTTTTTAA
- a CDS encoding NAD(P)-dependent oxidoreductase, with protein MFKKLIGIEPLELIESVNIKLESLTENLLLYTDRPTTDDEIVARIGDADGVLLSYTTTLTKEILERCPNIRYIGMCCSLYASESANVDINYANSRGITVTGVRDYGDKGVVEYVISELVRCLHGFGTTSDGKPRNAWGGIPREITGLKVGIVGLGKSGGMVADALHFLGAEITYFARSEKQDAKAKGYEFLPLEELMKENEVVIACLNKNTVLLHENEFIKFGNHKILFNTGSSPAWDAEPFNKWLAAGDNAVYCDTLGALGDKELLNNPKVNCLEVSTGRTQQAFVRLSEKVLANLTTYFKKQ; from the coding sequence ATGTTTAAAAAACTTATAGGAATAGAGCCTTTAGAGTTAATTGAGTCGGTTAATATAAAATTAGAATCTTTAACAGAAAACCTACTATTATACACAGACAGACCAACAACTGACGATGAGATTGTAGCGCGTATTGGTGATGCAGATGGTGTTTTGTTAAGTTATACTACTACATTAACAAAAGAAATTTTAGAGCGTTGTCCGAACATAAGATATATAGGTATGTGCTGTTCGTTGTATGCGTCAGAAAGTGCTAATGTAGATATTAACTATGCAAATTCTCGTGGTATTACCGTTACTGGTGTGCGTGATTATGGAGATAAGGGAGTTGTGGAATATGTAATTAGTGAGTTGGTAAGATGTTTACATGGTTTTGGAACTACTTCTGATGGTAAACCAAGAAATGCTTGGGGCGGAATTCCAAGAGAGATTACAGGACTAAAAGTAGGGATTGTAGGTTTGGGTAAATCTGGAGGTATGGTTGCGGATGCACTTCACTTTTTAGGTGCAGAAATCACTTATTTTGCTAGAAGCGAAAAACAAGATGCTAAAGCCAAAGGCTATGAGTTTTTACCACTAGAAGAACTAATGAAAGAAAATGAAGTAGTGATTGCTTGTTTAAATAAAAACACTGTTTTATTGCATGAAAACGAGTTTATTAAATTTGGTAATCATAAAATATTATTCAATACAGGATCATCACCTGCTTGGGATGCTGAGCCTTTTAATAAGTGGCTAGCAGCAGGTGACAATGCCGTATATTGTGATACTCTTGGCGCTTTAGGTGATAAAGAGCTTTTAAATAATCCTAAAGTTAATTGCTTAGAAGTTTCTACAGGTAGAACACAGCAAGCGTTTGTTAGGTTAAGTGAAAAGGTGTTAGCTAATTTAACTACTTACTTTAAAAAGCAATAG
- the radA gene encoding DNA repair protein RadA, producing the protein MAKTKTTFFCQNCGTQHAKWVGQCGACKEWNTIVEEVVQKEEKRVWKQSTTAKQTVNKPLKVADIQLNPEERIVTNNNELDTVLGGGLVKGSVTLLGGEPGIGKSTLLLQVALNISQKVLYVSGEESQSQIKMRAERLEANNSNCLILTETNTQNIFKNIEETMPDVLVIDSIQTLHTSSIEASPGSISQIRETAAELIKYAKETATPVLLIGHINKDGNIAGPKILEHMVDVVLQFEGDRNHTYRILRSQKNRFGSTSELGIYEMLSNGLREISNPSEILISKKDADLSGTAIASTLEGIRPLMIEIQALVSTAVYGTPQRSTTGYNLKRLNMILAVLEKRAGFKLGAKDVFLNITGGINVDDPAIDLAVVAAILSSNQDVAINPNVCFAAEVGLAGEIRPVSKIDQRITEAEKLGYKTLVASKYNKISSKNHGIRLVLVGKIEEAFATLFA; encoded by the coding sequence ATGGCTAAAACCAAAACAACTTTTTTCTGTCAGAACTGTGGAACTCAACATGCTAAATGGGTAGGACAATGTGGTGCCTGTAAAGAATGGAATACCATTGTAGAAGAAGTAGTTCAAAAAGAAGAAAAACGCGTTTGGAAACAATCTACTACAGCAAAACAAACCGTAAATAAACCTTTAAAAGTTGCGGACATTCAATTAAACCCAGAAGAAAGAATTGTTACCAACAATAATGAATTAGATACCGTTTTAGGTGGCGGATTGGTAAAAGGTTCTGTTACTCTTTTAGGTGGTGAACCCGGAATTGGAAAATCGACTTTATTATTGCAAGTTGCCTTAAATATTAGCCAAAAAGTTCTATATGTTTCTGGTGAAGAAAGTCAATCTCAAATAAAAATGAGAGCAGAAAGGCTAGAAGCAAACAACTCAAATTGTTTAATCTTAACAGAAACGAACACGCAAAATATCTTCAAAAATATTGAAGAAACAATGCCAGATGTTTTGGTAATAGATTCCATACAAACTTTACATACAAGTTCTATAGAAGCTTCTCCTGGAAGTATTTCTCAAATTAGAGAAACTGCTGCAGAATTGATTAAATATGCCAAAGAAACTGCGACTCCGGTTTTATTAATTGGACACATCAATAAAGACGGAAACATTGCTGGCCCCAAAATTTTAGAACACATGGTAGATGTTGTTTTACAGTTTGAAGGAGACAGAAACCATACTTACAGAATATTACGAAGCCAGAAAAACAGATTCGGATCTACATCAGAATTAGGAATTTATGAAATGCTTTCTAACGGATTACGAGAAATTTCTAATCCATCAGAAATACTAATTTCTAAGAAAGATGCAGATTTAAGCGGAACCGCAATTGCAAGTACTTTAGAAGGTATTAGACCTTTAATGATAGAAATACAAGCTTTGGTTTCTACAGCGGTTTACGGAACACCTCAACGTTCTACAACGGGTTACAATTTAAAAAGATTAAACATGATTTTAGCGGTTCTAGAAAAAAGAGCTGGCTTTAAATTAGGTGCAAAAGATGTCTTTTTAAATATCACTGGAGGAATAAATGTAGACGACCCAGCAATAGATTTAGCAGTTGTAGCTGCAATTTTATCCTCTAACCAAGACGTGGCAATTAATCCAAATGTATGTTTTGCTGCAGAAGTTGGTTTGGCAGGAGAAATAAGACCTGTTTCTAAAATTGATCAAAGAATTACAGAAGCAGAAAAATTAGGTTACAAAACCTTAGTTGCATCTAAATACAATAAGATTTCTTCTAAAAACCACGGAATAAGATTGGTTCTAGTTGGTAAAATTGAAGAGGCTTTTGCTACTTTGTTTGCTTAG
- a CDS encoding uroporphyrinogen-III synthase: MKVKTILVSQPEPKTETSPYFDLSDKQKVKIDFRPFIHVEGISVKEVRGEKVDLHNFTAIILTSRNAVDHFFRIAEEMRFKVPDAMKYFCQSEAVAYYLQKYVVYRKRKIYVGTRTFPDLTKLIKKHKSEKFLLPSSDKLKPLIPEELDSLGINWKRLDLYRTVVSDLSDLEDVFYDVLVFFSPSGIESLLKNFPNFQQNKTRIAAFGNSTVKAVTDAGFKCDITAPSPETPSMTMALDKYIKLVNKK, translated from the coding sequence ATGAAAGTGAAAACGATCTTAGTATCGCAACCAGAACCAAAGACAGAAACTTCCCCTTATTTTGATCTGTCTGATAAGCAAAAAGTCAAGATAGACTTTAGACCTTTTATTCATGTAGAAGGTATCTCTGTCAAAGAAGTAAGAGGAGAAAAAGTTGATTTACATAACTTTACCGCTATTATTTTAACAAGTAGAAATGCTGTTGATCACTTTTTTAGAATTGCAGAAGAAATGCGATTTAAAGTGCCAGATGCTATGAAATATTTTTGTCAGTCTGAAGCTGTTGCTTATTACTTACAAAAATATGTTGTGTACAGAAAGCGAAAAATTTATGTAGGTACAAGAACATTTCCAGATTTAACAAAGTTAATTAAGAAACATAAATCAGAAAAATTTTTATTACCAAGTTCAGATAAATTAAAACCATTAATTCCTGAGGAATTAGATAGTTTAGGAATCAACTGGAAGCGATTAGATTTATACCGTACTGTAGTGAGCGATTTGTCTGATTTAGAAGATGTATTTTATGATGTTTTGGTGTTTTTTAGTCCATCAGGAATAGAGTCACTATTAAAGAACTTTCCAAACTTTCAGCAGAATAAAACTAGAATAGCAGCTTTTGGTAACTCTACTGTTAAAGCAGTTACAGATGCAGGTTTTAAATGTGATATTACAGCGCCGTCACCAGAAACACCTTCTATGACAATGGCTTTAGATAAGTATATTAAATTGGTAAATAAGAAGTAA